In Paenibacillus kyungheensis, the following are encoded in one genomic region:
- a CDS encoding FliA/WhiG family RNA polymerase sigma factor, with protein MSEQKATHLNHSELWVQWKEYGNVEAKKKLIENYYGTVEYVSSRLAIGLPKNVSKDDLMSNGVMGLIDAIEKFDYKRGLQFETYASWRVRGAILDGLRQGDWVPRSVREKARKIEDAYQQLEQKYLRSVSDAEISNYLDITEKDFQNMLQDVAVMTITSLEDPIREEESETRMSLIVDEKAKNPDRTVNDFVLKESLMKGIEKLTDKERTVVSLLYYEDLSLSEIAEVMSLSPSRISQLHSKAILRLRGALDKQKGLLMQDM; from the coding sequence TTGAGCGAGCAAAAAGCAACCCATCTAAATCATTCAGAGTTGTGGGTACAGTGGAAGGAGTATGGAAACGTCGAAGCCAAGAAGAAGCTAATTGAAAACTACTATGGCACCGTTGAATATGTTTCCAGCCGCCTTGCAATTGGATTACCCAAAAATGTCTCTAAAGATGATCTGATGAGTAATGGAGTTATGGGTTTAATTGATGCAATTGAAAAGTTTGATTATAAACGTGGACTTCAATTTGAAACATATGCTTCTTGGAGAGTACGTGGTGCGATATTGGATGGTCTTCGTCAAGGAGATTGGGTTCCAAGATCGGTACGCGAGAAAGCACGCAAAATTGAAGACGCCTATCAGCAATTGGAACAAAAATATCTACGTTCTGTATCGGATGCAGAAATTAGTAACTATTTGGATATTACAGAAAAAGACTTTCAAAATATGCTTCAAGATGTAGCGGTTATGACGATTACTTCATTGGAAGATCCTATTCGTGAAGAAGAGTCTGAAACAAGAATGTCTTTGATCGTAGATGAGAAAGCCAAAAATCCAGATCGTACTGTAAACGATTTTGTACTTAAAGAATCGCTTATGAAAGGTATTGAAAAGCTTACCGATAAAGAGAGAACGGTTGTATCACTACTTTATTATGAAGACCTATCACTCAGTGAGATTGCTGAAGTCATGTCATTATCACCATCACGAATCTCTCAACTTCATTCCAAAGCTATTCTACGATTACGTGGAGCACTGGATAAGCAAAAAGGTCTATTAATGCAAGACATGTGA
- a CDS encoding chemotaxis protein CheC, whose protein sequence is MNLFGNLEGFKMDVLKEVGNIGAGNAATALSQLLDKPIDMAVPKVQILPFEKIADKVGGPEQIVLAVFFRVEGEAPGNLFFILTPEAGKGLLHRLAGIEASDEEFFNEMEQSALSEIGNILAGSYLSSLADFTKLSMTPTVPGLAMDMAGAILNYGLIQFGEMGDDALLIDTTFLEGKEEVEGQFFLIPDPESFDKIFKSLGVPLTDD, encoded by the coding sequence ATGAACCTTTTTGGTAATCTTGAAGGGTTCAAAATGGATGTTCTAAAAGAAGTGGGAAATATAGGGGCAGGCAATGCAGCCACTGCCCTTTCCCAGCTTTTAGATAAACCGATTGATATGGCAGTACCGAAAGTTCAAATTCTACCTTTTGAAAAAATCGCTGATAAAGTTGGCGGACCTGAACAAATCGTTCTTGCTGTTTTCTTTCGTGTAGAAGGTGAAGCGCCGGGCAATTTGTTTTTTATTCTAACTCCTGAAGCAGGTAAAGGATTGCTTCATCGTTTAGCAGGGATTGAAGCCAGCGACGAAGAATTTTTTAATGAGATGGAACAATCTGCACTTTCAGAAATTGGAAATATTTTAGCAGGTTCGTATTTATCTTCATTAGCAGACTTTACCAAACTTTCAATGACACCTACAGTGCCTGGACTGGCAATGGATATGGCAGGTGCAATTTTGAACTACGGTCTGATCCAATTCGGAGAAATGGGTGACGATGCGTTGTTGATCGATACTACATTTTTAGAAGGAAAAGAAGAAGTGGAAGGGCAGTTTTTCTTGATTCCGGACCCTGAATCTTTTGATAAAATTTTCAAATCATTAGGAGTTCCATTAACTGATGATTGA
- a CDS encoding chemotaxis protein CheA: MDMNQYLNMFIDESNDHLQSLNEKMLELESSPADLGIVQVIFRSAHTLKGMAATMGFEDLAALTHQMENVLDLVRNEKLAMQEFIFDTLFKSLDALESMVQDITQGGEGKADVTAIVESLQAIVRGEMTPAAPAATVTATPTPSAVTADAEVVQESKGIQLDEFQQSVIEQSMSEGHQALYVEVFIREDCQLKAVRAYMVFDMLERFGEVIKSEPSTQDIEQDKFDRSFSLYYITQKDQDELKTMILGVSEIENVTMTRLDAESLKEMSAPANQSSPIAAETVSLEATPSTSAPVVEDKAVVAPPQAKAAAKSPVAAPSRTIRVDIDRLDVLMNLFSELLIDRVRLEQLASEVKVPALTDAVEHMGRVSSDLQNIVLKLRMVPVDTVFNRFPRMVRDLAKSLDKKLDLIITGAETELDRTVIDEIGDPLVHLLRNSVDHGVEPIADRIAAGKDETGVVKLSAFHSGNHVFIEIEDDGRGIYRDKILQSAIKKGVVTQEQSVTMKDEEVYQLLFAPGFSTAEVISDISGRGVGLDVVKSKISSLGGHVTVYSTPGKGTKFSVQLPLTLSIISAMLIRVGSEKYAIPLTSIVETGIIKSKQVRDLHGSQLIPYRETHIPLLSLSRVFEVPDFDEREEEETEIVVIRKGDKLAALAVENFIGQNEIVLKSLGKYLPDIQGVSGATILGDGQVALIIDPNAFIK; this comes from the coding sequence GTGGACATGAATCAATATTTAAACATGTTTATTGATGAGTCGAACGATCATCTACAATCGTTGAATGAAAAAATGCTGGAATTGGAAAGCAGCCCGGCTGACCTTGGGATTGTCCAAGTTATTTTCCGTTCAGCACATACGCTTAAAGGTATGGCTGCAACAATGGGATTTGAAGATTTAGCAGCATTGACGCACCAAATGGAAAATGTACTTGATTTGGTACGTAATGAAAAATTAGCCATGCAAGAATTTATTTTCGATACATTATTTAAAAGTCTAGATGCTTTGGAATCCATGGTTCAAGACATTACGCAGGGTGGAGAAGGTAAAGCAGATGTAACAGCGATCGTGGAATCTCTGCAAGCGATTGTACGCGGAGAAATGACACCTGCTGCACCGGCAGCAACTGTAACTGCTACGCCAACACCGTCTGCTGTAACTGCTGATGCTGAAGTTGTTCAAGAGAGCAAAGGAATCCAATTGGATGAGTTCCAGCAATCTGTTATTGAACAATCGATGTCTGAAGGTCATCAAGCACTTTACGTTGAAGTTTTTATTCGTGAAGATTGTCAATTAAAAGCGGTTCGCGCATACATGGTATTCGATATGTTAGAGCGTTTCGGTGAAGTCATCAAATCCGAACCGTCTACACAAGATATCGAACAAGACAAATTCGATCGTAGCTTCTCACTGTATTACATTACGCAAAAAGATCAAGATGAACTTAAAACGATGATTTTAGGCGTATCTGAGATTGAGAATGTAACGATGACACGTTTGGATGCAGAATCTTTGAAAGAAATGTCTGCTCCAGCAAATCAATCATCTCCAATTGCTGCTGAAACAGTATCTTTAGAAGCTACACCTTCCACTTCAGCTCCTGTAGTAGAAGATAAAGCAGTAGTAGCACCACCACAAGCAAAAGCAGCTGCGAAATCTCCAGTTGCTGCTCCATCTCGCACGATTCGCGTAGATATCGATCGCTTAGATGTTCTTATGAACTTATTCAGCGAATTGCTAATTGACCGTGTACGTTTAGAGCAATTGGCTAGTGAAGTGAAAGTACCTGCATTAACAGATGCTGTCGAGCATATGGGACGTGTAAGTAGTGATTTGCAAAATATCGTACTGAAATTGAGAATGGTTCCGGTAGACACAGTGTTTAACCGTTTCCCTCGTATGGTACGTGATTTGGCCAAATCATTAGACAAAAAACTAGACTTGATTATCACAGGTGCTGAAACCGAGCTAGACCGCACAGTTATCGACGAAATCGGTGATCCACTGGTGCATTTATTGCGTAACTCAGTTGACCATGGTGTTGAGCCAATTGCAGATCGTATTGCAGCAGGTAAAGACGAGACCGGTGTAGTCAAACTAAGCGCATTCCATAGTGGTAATCATGTATTTATCGAAATTGAAGATGATGGACGTGGAATTTACCGCGATAAGATTCTTCAAAGCGCAATTAAAAAAGGTGTTGTGACTCAAGAGCAATCGGTCACAATGAAAGATGAAGAAGTATACCAACTTCTTTTTGCACCAGGATTCAGTACAGCAGAAGTTATCTCTGATATTTCTGGACGCGGTGTAGGTCTAGACGTGGTTAAATCCAAAATTTCATCACTTGGTGGACATGTAACGGTATACTCCACACCAGGTAAAGGAACCAAGTTCTCTGTACAACTACCACTCACATTGTCCATTATTTCAGCAATGTTGATCCGCGTAGGTTCGGAGAAATATGCGATTCCATTAACTTCGATTGTGGAAACAGGCATTATCAAATCCAAACAGGTACGTGATTTGCATGGTAGTCAATTAATTCCTTATCGTGAAACGCATATTCCGTTACTTTCACTAAGTCGTGTATTCGAAGTTCCAGACTTTGATGAGCGTGAAGAGGAAGAAACAGAGATTGTTGTAATCCGTAAAGGTGACAAACTAGCAGCACTAGCTGTTGAGAACTTCATTGGTCAAAACGAAATCGTTCTGAAAAGCTTGGGCAAATATCTTCCAGATATTCAAGGCGTTTCAGGAGCAACGATTCTTGGAGACGGCCAAGTGGCTTTGATTATTGATCCGAATGCATTTATCAAGTGA
- a CDS encoding chemotaxis protein CheW → MAEDIKVIVFKLAKEEYGIEVDKVQTIERMLPITRVPKTFDFVKGVINLRGVVIPVIDLRGRFNLPENEYNDQTRIIIVEVDTTQVGFIVDSANDVVDLDRGRIEKPPEVVGGVKARYLDGVAKLDEERLLIMLNLAEVLNRSEVSQLENIED, encoded by the coding sequence ATGGCAGAAGATATAAAAGTTATTGTTTTCAAACTTGCAAAAGAAGAATACGGTATTGAAGTAGATAAAGTACAAACGATTGAGCGTATGTTACCTATTACGCGTGTACCTAAAACATTTGATTTTGTAAAAGGTGTTATTAATTTACGTGGTGTGGTTATTCCAGTTATCGATCTTCGTGGTCGTTTTAACCTTCCAGAAAATGAATATAACGATCAAACACGTATTATCATCGTAGAGGTAGATACAACACAAGTTGGATTTATTGTAGATTCAGCTAACGATGTAGTAGATTTAGATCGCGGACGTATTGAGAAACCGCCAGAAGTTGTAGGCGGAGTGAAAGCAAGATATCTTGATGGAGTTGCTAAGCTGGACGAAGAACGGCTGCTGATTATGCTTAACCTTGCTGAAGTCTTGAACCGAAGCGAAGTCAGTCAACTAGAAAATATCGAGGATTAA
- a CDS encoding chemotaxis protein CheD: protein MIEEQNIVKVGMADLNVVKTSGIIRTTGLGSCVGLTLYDKNIQLAGMAHVMLPSSDIARDGQLNIAKYADTALPELVRKMTELGASRSRLVAKMAGGAQMFNFSSGGDHMRIGPRNVEACKLFLEEYKIPLLAEDTGANYGRTIEMDCISGILFIRSVQMGKKEL, encoded by the coding sequence ATGATTGAAGAGCAAAACATTGTTAAAGTGGGTATGGCGGATTTAAACGTCGTGAAAACATCCGGAATTATTCGAACGACGGGACTTGGTTCTTGTGTGGGCCTAACGCTATATGACAAAAACATTCAACTTGCAGGGATGGCTCATGTGATGCTTCCTTCATCGGATATTGCTAGAGACGGACAATTGAATATAGCAAAATACGCAGATACTGCACTTCCAGAATTAGTTCGCAAAATGACTGAGCTTGGCGCTTCACGCTCACGATTGGTTGCCAAAATGGCTGGTGGTGCTCAAATGTTTAATTTTTCTAGTGGTGGTGATCACATGCGAATTGGTCCTCGTAATGTGGAAGCATGTAAATTGTTTTTAGAAGAGTACAAAATTCCATTGTTAGCAGAGGACACTGGCGCTAATTACGGACGAACCATAGAGATGGATTGTATTTCTGGGATTTTGTTCATAAGAAGTGTACAAATGGGTAAGAAGGAATTATAG